A single genomic interval of Helianthus annuus cultivar XRQ/B chromosome 6, HanXRQr2.0-SUNRISE, whole genome shotgun sequence harbors:
- the LOC110864231 gene encoding 60S ribosomal protein L22-2: MSHGGAKGGKKKQSTFVIDCGKPVEDKIMEIASLEKFLQERIKVGGKAGNLGDSVTISREKNKISVTADSNFSKRYLKYLTKKYLKKHNVRDWLRVIASNKERNVYELRYFNIAENEGEEED; this comes from the exons ATGAGTCATGGAGGAGCGAAGGGCGGGAAGAAGAAGCAATCGACGTTCGTGATTGATTGCGGGAAGCCTGTTGAGGATAAGATCATGGAGATTGCATCTCTTGAGAAGTTTCTTCAGGAGAGAATCAAGGTTGGTGGCAAAGCTGGAAATCTCGGTGACTCCGTTACCATTTCCCGTGAAAAGAACAAGATCTCCGTCACTGCTGATAGCAACTTCTCCAAAAG GTATTTGAAATACCTAACAAagaaatacttgaaaaaacacaATGTGAGGGACTGGCTTCGGGTGATTGCTTCTAACAAAGAACGCAATGTGTATGAGTTACGTTACTTCAACATTGCTGAGAACGAGGGCGAAGAGGAAGACTGA
- the LOC110864232 gene encoding mediator of RNA polymerase II transcription subunit 28, producing MAERQLGDPHDTQMHSPQSQTKDDMIGYVMALEAALLPCLPARELQAIDRSPHPSHQIDVERHARDFMEAAKKLQLYFISLQREDQPTKEEILQKVINSCMI from the exons ATGGCTGAGAGACAATTGGGTGATCCACATGATACTCAGATGCATTCTCCTCAATCACAAACGAAAGATGATATGATTGGATATGTTATGGCGTTGGAGGCTGCTTTACTCCCATGTCTTCCTGCAAGAGAGCTTCAAGCTATTGATCGTTCTCCCCACCCTTCACATCAGA tTGATGTAGAGAGGCATGCTAGAGATTTCATGGAGGCTGCTAAAAAACTCCAACTGTACTTTATCAGTTTGCAGCGTGAGGATCAGCCAACCAAAGAAGAAATCTTGCAAAAGGTAATCAACTCCTGCATGATATGA